Genomic segment of Zerene cesonia ecotype Mississippi chromosome 7, Zerene_cesonia_1.1, whole genome shotgun sequence:
ccatgatatttttttttatatctgcaatattatttttttatttatgaccaTGGTCATTACAAGCTAAAGTTCACACTTATCCAACTTacattagtttatattatgacaGTCAAATCTTTgtgttcaattaattttttcaatattctgTTTAGCTCGTCCCTAAATCATTGTAGATcacaattaagtttttttagtGACAAGGCTTAAACTAAACTTTTGTCAATTTCCaaagaaaaaagtttttattaccatttttatatttcagagACGACCATGGGTTCAGCCCTTTACATTGGGCCTGCAAAGAGGGTCACATAAAAATTGTTGAGATGCTGATGAAACGTGGAGCAAGGATCAACGTCACGAACATGGGTGATGATACTCCGCTGCACCTGGCTGCTGCACATGGGCATAGGCCTATAGTTCAATTGGTAAATAGAGTCTTTTTTAAGCGTTAGCTACCAAACACTTAcccaaataaattatcatgaaaacttttgtatctgaaaactgtattaaaaatatttttgttccaGCTTTTACAAAACCGGGTAGATGTCAACTTCACAAATGAGCATGGCAACTCTCCCCTCCACTATGCCTGTTTCTGGGGCTACAGTGCTATTGCAGAAGATCTAGTGATTGCAGGTGCACTGGTCTCGCTGGCTAATAAGGATGGTGATACTCCATTGGATAAGACCAAGGGTCAGCTAGTGCAGAGgtgagatttttattttgtaagaagTCTAACAAGAAGACTAAAGCCGTCACCCCTTACCaatttgttcaaaataataaaaggaaCTGATTTAATATGGTGATTGTCTTAGAGTTAATTCaatgcttatatttattacacacacCCACATTTCAAAACCTATAGATATTGTGATAATGTATTTGGAAGAcactttttaacaatttcactgCTGATCCAGAAACTTTTTTCATCCGGCGATGCGGCTATGACACGCTCAGCGTGTCTCCCNNNNNNNNNNNNNNNNNNNNNNNNNNNNNNNNNNNNNNNNNNNNNNNNNNNNNNNNNNNNNNNNNNNNNNNNNNNNNNNNNNNNNNNNNNNNNNNNNNNNNNNNNNNNNNNNNNNNNNNNNNNNNNNNNNNNNNNNNNNNNNNNNNNNNNNNNNNNNNNNNNNNNNNNNNNNNNNNNNNNNNNNNNNNNNNNNNNNNNNNNNNNNNN
This window contains:
- the LOC119828234 gene encoding integrin-linked protein kinase-like, giving the protein MYINPNLSRNIAKNVLAFHKRDDHGFSPLHWACKEGHIKIVEMLMKRGARINVTNMGDDTPLHLAAAHGHRPIVQLLLQNRVDVNFTNEHGNSPLHYACFWGYSAIAEDLVIAGALVSLANKDGDTPLDKTKGQLVQR